One stretch of Bosea vaviloviae DNA includes these proteins:
- a CDS encoding helix-turn-helix domain-containing protein, producing the protein MPILDIGEVAQRSGVPASTLRYYEEIGLIGSLGRRGLRRQFDADVLLRLSLISLGKAAGFSLVEIAGLFGQDGRPDLPRARFHAKADELQRQIVDLSALRDMLRHIADCPAPTHLECPTFRGLLKSASRGTLVHHPSLGEPGKGLKPSRRR; encoded by the coding sequence ATGCCGATTCTGGATATCGGGGAAGTGGCCCAACGCTCGGGCGTGCCGGCCTCGACGCTGCGCTATTACGAGGAGATCGGCCTGATCGGTTCGCTCGGACGGCGCGGGTTGCGCCGGCAATTCGATGCCGACGTGCTCCTCAGGTTGTCGCTCATCAGCCTAGGCAAGGCGGCGGGCTTCTCGCTGGTCGAGATCGCGGGCCTGTTCGGACAGGACGGCCGGCCCGATCTCCCCCGGGCCCGGTTTCATGCCAAGGCAGACGAATTGCAGCGCCAGATCGTCGATCTCAGCGCCCTGCGTGACATGCTGCGCCATATCGCCGATTGCCCCGCGCCGACGCATCTGGAATGCCCGACCTTCCGCGGGCTCCTGAAGTCGGCCTCGCGGGGGACGCTGGTCCACCACCCTTCCCTTGGGGAGCCGGGGAAAGGGCTGAAGCCGTCGCGGCGGCGCTGA
- the glyA gene encoding serine hydroxymethyltransferase — translation MTEAASDKHLSNSFFAASLADSDPEIARAIELELGRQRDEIELIASENIVSRAVLEAQGSVMTNKYAEGYVGRRYYGGCQFVDIAEKLAIERACRLFDCQFANVQPNSGSQANQAVFMALLQPGDTFMGLDLAAGGHLTHGAPVNQSGKWFKVVPYGVCVVDQTIDYDAMERLAVENKPKLIVAGGSAYARHWDFARFREIADKVGAYFMVDIAHFAGLVAGGAHPSPFPHAHVVTTTTHKTLRGPRGGMVLTNDEAIAKKINSAVFPGIQGGPLMHVIAAKAVSFQEALQPEFKIYARAVVENAKALAETLKTKGFDLVTGGTDNHLMLVDLRSKKVTGKAAEAALGRAHITCNKNGIPFDPEKPMVTSGIRLGTPAATSRGFGVAEFKKVGELIAEVLDGLAINGEAGNGAVEEAVKAKAHELTARFPIY, via the coding sequence ATGACCGAAGCCGCGAGCGACAAGCATCTCTCGAACTCCTTCTTCGCTGCCTCGCTTGCTGATAGCGACCCCGAGATCGCCCGCGCCATCGAGCTCGAGCTCGGTCGCCAGCGTGACGAGATCGAGCTGATCGCCTCGGAGAACATCGTCTCGCGCGCCGTGCTGGAGGCGCAGGGCTCGGTGATGACCAACAAATACGCCGAGGGCTATGTCGGCCGGCGCTATTATGGCGGTTGCCAGTTCGTCGACATCGCCGAGAAGCTCGCGATCGAGCGCGCCTGCCGGCTGTTCGATTGCCAGTTCGCCAATGTCCAGCCCAACTCCGGCAGCCAGGCCAACCAGGCCGTGTTCATGGCGCTGCTGCAGCCCGGCGACACCTTCATGGGCCTCGACCTCGCCGCCGGTGGCCATCTCACTCACGGCGCGCCTGTCAACCAGTCCGGAAAATGGTTCAAGGTCGTGCCCTATGGCGTCTGCGTCGTCGACCAGACGATCGACTACGATGCGATGGAGCGCCTCGCCGTCGAGAACAAGCCGAAGCTGATCGTCGCCGGCGGCTCGGCCTATGCCCGGCACTGGGATTTTGCCCGCTTCCGCGAGATCGCCGACAAGGTCGGCGCCTATTTCATGGTCGACATCGCCCATTTCGCCGGGCTGGTCGCGGGTGGCGCGCATCCTTCGCCATTCCCGCACGCCCATGTCGTCACCACCACCACGCACAAGACCCTGCGCGGCCCGCGCGGCGGCATGGTGCTGACCAATGACGAGGCGATCGCCAAGAAGATCAACTCGGCCGTCTTCCCCGGCATCCAGGGCGGGCCCTTGATGCATGTCATCGCCGCCAAGGCGGTCTCCTTCCAGGAGGCGCTGCAGCCCGAGTTCAAGATCTACGCTCGCGCCGTGGTCGAGAACGCCAAGGCGCTGGCCGAAACCTTGAAGACCAAGGGCTTCGACCTCGTCACCGGCGGCACCGACAACCATCTGATGCTGGTCGATCTGCGCTCCAAGAAGGTCACCGGCAAGGCGGCCGAGGCCGCTCTCGGCCGCGCCCACATCACCTGCAACAAGAACGGCATTCCCTTCGACCCGGAGAAGCCGATGGTGACCTCGGGCATTCGCCTGGGCACGCCGGCCGCAACCTCGCGCGGCTTCGGCGTCGCCGAGTTCAAGAAGGTCGGCGAACTGATCGCAGAGGTGCTGGATGGCCTGGCGATCAATGGTGAGGCCGGCAACGGTGCGGTCGAAGAGGCCGTCAAGGCCAAGGCGCACGAGCTGACCGCGCGCTTCCCGATCTATTGA
- the nrdR gene encoding transcriptional regulator NrdR, with protein MRCPYCGSLDTQVKDSRPTDDHASIRRRRVCPDCGGRFTTFERVQLRELVVVKRSGRRTAFDRDKLQTSIEVALRKRPVAPERIERMVNGIVRQLESSGEGEIPSSTVGELVMEGLKSLDDVAYVRFASVYRNFREARDFEEILGQLSADDEDGASAPPPARNDD; from the coding sequence ATGCGCTGTCCCTATTGCGGCTCTCTCGACACGCAGGTGAAGGACTCCCGTCCAACCGACGATCACGCCTCGATCCGTCGTCGTCGCGTCTGCCCTGATTGCGGCGGGCGCTTCACCACCTTCGAGCGCGTGCAATTGCGCGAACTCGTCGTGGTCAAGCGCTCGGGCCGGCGCACCGCCTTCGACCGCGACAAATTGCAGACCTCGATCGAGGTCGCGCTGCGCAAGCGCCCGGTCGCGCCGGAGCGGATCGAGCGCATGGTCAACGGCATCGTGCGCCAGCTCGAAAGCTCCGGCGAGGGCGAGATCCCGAGCTCGACCGTCGGCGAATTGGTGATGGAAGGGCTGAAATCGCTCGACGACGTCGCCTATGTCCGCTTCGCCTCGGTCTACCGCAATTTCCGCGAAGCCCGCGATTTCGAGGAGATCCTGGGCCAGCTCAGCGCCGATGACGAGGACGGCGCGAGTGCGCCGCCGCCTGCCCGCAACGATGACTGA
- the ribD gene encoding bifunctional diaminohydroxyphosphoribosylaminopyrimidine deaminase/5-amino-6-(5-phosphoribosylamino)uracil reductase RibD, with translation MRRRLPATMTEQAAIDRAFMRQALDFGARGQGTTSTNPCVGAIVTQDTADGPVIVARGHTQPGGRPHGEANAFDRAGPNAAAGGTLYVTLEPCSHRTIRAATPCVERSILAGVKRVVAAMADPNPRFRGLGFALLRTAGISVTTGVLEAKAQRIHRGYVLRVTQGRPMVTFKVARTRDGYAGGAAGTRIAVSCPAASAWVHLQRAHYDAIMLGIGSVLVDDPLLTVRLPGMAGRSPIRIVLDSQLRLPLSSQLVATVGEVPVWVVATEAAPIERERALVAAGVEVMRVSAGADGHLDLTEMLQLLGARGINRVFSEGGPTIGEKLALAGFADEVIVSTSPKVLGHPGIVAVRPGLAAMLANPDLYRLADSGLIGHDHFENFVRTA, from the coding sequence GTGCGCCGCCGCCTGCCCGCAACGATGACTGAGCAGGCTGCGATCGACCGCGCCTTCATGCGTCAGGCGCTGGATTTCGGCGCGCGCGGGCAGGGCACGACATCAACCAATCCTTGCGTCGGCGCCATCGTCACGCAGGACACCGCGGATGGTCCCGTGATCGTGGCCCGCGGCCACACCCAACCTGGCGGCCGGCCGCATGGCGAGGCGAACGCCTTCGACCGCGCCGGGCCGAACGCCGCGGCGGGCGGCACGCTCTATGTCACGCTCGAGCCCTGTTCACACCGCACCATCCGCGCCGCGACACCTTGCGTCGAGCGCTCGATCCTGGCCGGCGTGAAGCGCGTCGTGGCGGCCATGGCCGATCCCAATCCACGGTTTCGCGGGCTCGGTTTCGCATTGCTGCGGACGGCTGGCATCAGCGTCACCACGGGCGTGCTGGAGGCCAAGGCTCAACGGATCCATCGCGGCTATGTCCTGCGGGTGACGCAAGGGCGCCCCATGGTGACGTTCAAGGTCGCTCGTACCAGGGACGGCTATGCCGGCGGGGCGGCGGGCACGCGCATCGCCGTATCCTGCCCTGCGGCGTCGGCCTGGGTCCATCTCCAGCGGGCGCATTACGATGCGATCATGCTCGGCATCGGTTCGGTGCTCGTCGATGATCCGCTGCTGACCGTGCGCCTGCCCGGCATGGCGGGTCGCTCACCGATCAGGATCGTGCTGGATTCGCAGCTTCGGCTGCCGCTGTCGTCCCAGCTCGTCGCCACAGTGGGCGAGGTGCCGGTCTGGGTCGTGGCGACCGAGGCTGCTCCCATCGAGCGTGAACGGGCGCTGGTCGCGGCCGGCGTCGAGGTCATGCGCGTCTCGGCCGGTGCGGACGGCCATCTCGATCTGACGGAGATGCTCCAATTGCTGGGAGCGCGCGGCATCAACCGCGTCTTTTCCGAGGGTGGGCCCACCATCGGCGAGAAACTCGCCCTTGCCGGTTTCGCCGATGAGGTCATTGTCTCGACATCTCCGAAAGTGCTGGGCCACCCCGGCATCGTTGCCGTGCGTCCGGGCCTTGCGGCGATGCTGGCGAACCCCGATCTCTACCGACTTGCCGATAGCGGCCTGATCGGCCACGACCATTTCGAGAATTTTGTGAGGACCGCCTGA
- a CDS encoding riboflavin synthase, which yields MFTGIVTAIGTVVEAEAKGPSLKRLAIASPYDAAGIEIGASIACAGVCLTVTGLRPRSDGEPGCIFQVEAAAETLSKTLVGDWAPGTRVNLERSLKVGDELGGHLVTGHVDGVATILKIDPIEANPDEQWGATARFHIRAPQGLAPFIATKGSICLDGTSLTVNSVEDDVFTVLLIPHSFSVTTWGQRKAGDPIHLEVDLMARYAARLAEARPQG from the coding sequence ATGTTCACCGGCATCGTCACCGCCATCGGCACCGTCGTGGAAGCTGAGGCCAAGGGGCCCAGCCTGAAGCGGCTTGCCATCGCCAGCCCCTATGACGCTGCCGGCATCGAGATCGGTGCTTCGATCGCCTGCGCCGGCGTCTGCCTGACGGTCACGGGCCTGCGGCCGCGCAGCGATGGCGAGCCCGGCTGCATCTTCCAGGTCGAGGCGGCGGCGGAGACACTCTCCAAGACACTGGTCGGCGACTGGGCGCCCGGCACGCGGGTCAATCTCGAGCGCTCGCTCAAGGTCGGCGACGAGCTCGGCGGCCATCTCGTCACCGGCCATGTCGATGGCGTCGCCACGATCCTGAAGATCGATCCGATCGAGGCCAATCCCGACGAACAATGGGGCGCGACGGCGCGTTTCCATATCCGCGCGCCGCAAGGGCTCGCTCCCTTCATCGCGACCAAGGGCTCGATCTGCCTCGACGGCACCTCGCTCACGGTCAACAGCGTCGAGGACGATGTCTTCACCGTGCTGCTGATTCCGCACTCCTTCAGCGTCACCACCTGGGGGCAGCGCAAGGCGGGCGATCCGATCCATCTCGAGGTCGATCTGATGGCGCGCTACGCTGCGCGGCTTGCAGAGGCGCGCCCGCAGGGCTAA
- the ribH gene encoding 6,7-dimethyl-8-ribityllumazine synthase has product MAGPRQISADKAATPAVSLDGARVLVIEARFYEKLANELLEGALAVLDKADCRVDVVTVPGALEIPSAIIIGLRAADEAVDPYEAVVALGTVIRGETGHYDIVAGESSRALMDISVAFALPLGNGILTVENEAQAWARANRSEMDKGGGAAEAALAVLRYKRSLAEQSK; this is encoded by the coding sequence ATGGCCGGACCCCGGCAAATCTCGGCCGACAAGGCCGCAACTCCTGCCGTCTCGCTGGACGGCGCCCGCGTGCTCGTGATCGAGGCGCGTTTCTACGAGAAGCTCGCCAACGAATTGCTCGAAGGCGCCCTTGCCGTGCTCGACAAGGCCGATTGCCGTGTCGACGTCGTCACCGTGCCGGGCGCGCTCGAAATTCCGTCCGCCATCATCATCGGCCTGCGCGCTGCTGATGAGGCTGTCGACCCCTATGAGGCGGTCGTGGCGCTGGGCACCGTCATTCGCGGCGAGACCGGCCATTACGACATCGTCGCCGGCGAAAGCTCGCGCGCCCTGATGGACATCTCCGTGGCCTTCGCTCTGCCGCTGGGCAACGGCATCCTGACCGTCGAGAACGAGGCGCAGGCCTGGGCGCGCGCCAACCGCTCCGAGATGGACAAGGGCGGCGGTGCGGCTGAAGCGGCGCTCGCGGTGCTGCGCTACAAGCGCTCCCTGGCGGAGCAATCCAAATGA
- the nusB gene encoding transcription antitermination factor NusB: MSRAEMRRGARLSVVQALYEMEIGGRGVIEAMAEFEAFWIGKEVEEIELPKAELAFFRDLLGGVVREQRLVDRSVDEVLASGWPLKRVEAVVRAVLRAGAYELAFRKDVPARAVISEYVAVARAFYEGEEIGMINAVLDKMARDFRADEFDQPAA; encoded by the coding sequence ATGAGCCGGGCCGAGATGCGACGAGGCGCGCGGCTTTCCGTCGTGCAGGCGCTCTACGAGATGGAGATCGGCGGGCGCGGCGTGATCGAGGCCATGGCCGAGTTCGAGGCCTTCTGGATCGGCAAGGAGGTCGAGGAGATCGAACTGCCCAAGGCCGAGCTGGCTTTCTTCCGCGACCTGCTCGGCGGCGTGGTCCGCGAGCAGCGCCTGGTCGATCGCTCGGTCGACGAGGTGCTCGCCTCCGGCTGGCCGCTGAAGCGCGTCGAGGCGGTGGTGCGCGCCGTGCTGCGCGCCGGCGCCTATGAGCTCGCCTTCCGCAAGGATGTGCCGGCGCGTGCGGTGATCTCGGAATATGTCGCGGTCGCGCGCGCCTTCTATGAGGGCGAGGAGATCGGCATGATCAACGCCGTGCTCGACAAGATGGCCCGCGACTTCCGCGCCGACGAGTTCGATCAGCCGGCGGCGTGA
- the thiL gene encoding thiamine-phosphate kinase: MSDTTRPGEFELIARYFAPIAGAGGLGLVDDAGLLKPARGYETVVTTDALVAGEHFFADDPAASIARKALAVNLSDLAAKGAKPEGFVLSLALPHGWTEAWLADFAQGLARIAGEGACPLIGGDTVSTPGPLILSITAFGSVPAGRMVPRSGAKPGDVILVSGTIGDGALGLQAHGPGKLAWVARLSEEHRHFLADRYLHPQPRLALATALQVHASAAMDVSDGLVGDLAKLLKASKAGAEIDLDMVPLSAAARAAIMADPALAELAWTGGDDYEILCTASEREYLSLIVAAEAAGVALVAIGRVTDEGAVNYREKGRARSFAQGSFAHF, translated from the coding sequence TTGAGCGATACAACCAGACCCGGCGAATTCGAGTTGATCGCCCGTTATTTCGCGCCCATCGCGGGAGCAGGCGGGCTCGGCCTCGTCGATGATGCCGGCTTGCTCAAGCCGGCGCGCGGCTATGAGACGGTGGTGACGACCGACGCGCTGGTCGCCGGCGAGCATTTCTTCGCCGATGATCCCGCGGCCTCGATCGCGCGCAAGGCGCTCGCGGTGAACCTCTCCGACCTCGCAGCCAAGGGCGCCAAGCCCGAAGGCTTCGTGCTGAGCCTGGCTTTGCCGCATGGCTGGACCGAAGCCTGGCTCGCGGACTTCGCGCAGGGGCTCGCACGGATCGCGGGAGAGGGGGCTTGCCCGCTCATCGGCGGCGACACGGTCTCGACGCCTGGACCCTTGATCCTCTCGATCACCGCCTTCGGCAGCGTTCCGGCCGGCCGGATGGTGCCGCGCTCGGGCGCCAAGCCTGGGGACGTCATCCTGGTCTCCGGCACGATCGGTGACGGGGCGCTCGGGCTTCAGGCGCATGGGCCGGGCAAGCTAGCTTGGGTCGCCCGGCTCAGCGAGGAGCATCGCCATTTCCTCGCCGACCGCTATCTGCATCCGCAACCGCGGCTGGCATTGGCCACTGCGCTGCAGGTCCATGCTTCGGCGGCGATGGATGTGTCCGATGGGCTTGTCGGCGACCTTGCCAAGCTGCTCAAGGCCTCGAAAGCAGGCGCCGAGATCGATCTCGACATGGTCCCGCTCTCGGCTGCGGCCCGCGCCGCGATCATGGCCGATCCCGCTCTGGCGGAACTGGCGTGGACGGGCGGGGACGATTACGAAATTCTCTGCACGGCATCTGAAAGAGAATATCTTTCCCTGATCGTTGCGGCGGAGGCTGCGGGCGTCGCGCTCGTCGCGATCGGCCGGGTGACGGACGAAGGCGCGGTGAACTATCGCGAAAAGGGCAGGGCGCGAAGCTTCGCGCAGGGCTCCTTCGCTCATTTTTAA
- a CDS encoding MFS transporter codes for MNQHVPLSDGDALAKRNTLVLAFAQALGGANPAIVISLGGIVGASLVADKTFATVPVSLLQLGIATGVIPAAILMRRLGRRGGYLIGTLIGAAGGSLAAAGATERLFWLFCLGTFTCGLYGSFVQSYRFAAADTASESFKPRAISWVMVGGIAAGVIGPQSVYWTRDLTPSAPFAASFLAQGCLALIAMLVVMRLRAPPVAAAAKTGGRPLGEIMRQPRFIASVTAALVAYGLMSFVMTAAPLAMVACGHSVGDAALGIQWHVLSMFGPSFFTGRLIARFGKEKITAIGLLLTALAAIVGLTGLSVAHFWGALVLLGLGWNFGFIGATALVTDCYRPEERVKVQAANDFLVFGSVAIASFSSGGLLNAGGWDSVNWLVFPPVAVALVLVAWQGLSRRAVPA; via the coding sequence ATGAACCAGCACGTTCCCCTCAGTGACGGCGACGCCCTCGCCAAGCGCAACACCCTGGTGCTGGCTTTTGCGCAGGCGCTCGGCGGCGCCAATCCGGCGATCGTGATCTCGCTGGGCGGCATCGTCGGGGCAAGCCTCGTCGCCGACAAGACCTTCGCCACCGTGCCGGTCAGCCTGCTGCAGCTCGGCATCGCCACCGGCGTCATTCCAGCCGCCATCCTGATGCGCCGGCTCGGCCGGCGCGGCGGCTACCTCATCGGCACGCTGATCGGTGCGGCGGGCGGAAGCCTTGCAGCTGCGGGGGCGACCGAACGCCTGTTCTGGCTGTTCTGCCTCGGCACCTTCACCTGCGGTCTCTACGGCTCCTTCGTCCAGAGCTACCGCTTCGCCGCCGCCGATACGGCGAGCGAGAGCTTCAAGCCGCGCGCCATCTCCTGGGTGATGGTCGGCGGCATTGCGGCGGGCGTCATCGGCCCGCAATCGGTCTATTGGACGCGCGATCTGACACCATCAGCGCCTTTCGCTGCAAGTTTCCTGGCGCAAGGCTGTCTGGCGCTGATCGCCATGCTGGTGGTGATGCGGCTGCGCGCGCCGCCGGTCGCCGCCGCCGCCAAGACCGGTGGCCGCCCGCTTGGTGAGATCATGCGCCAGCCGCGCTTCATCGCCTCGGTCACCGCTGCGCTTGTCGCCTACGGCCTGATGAGCTTCGTCATGACTGCGGCGCCGCTCGCCATGGTCGCCTGCGGCCACTCGGTCGGCGATGCCGCGCTCGGCATCCAATGGCATGTGCTCTCGATGTTCGGGCCGAGCTTCTTCACCGGCAGGCTGATAGCCCGTTTCGGCAAGGAAAAGATCACGGCGATCGGGCTCCTGCTGACGGCGCTGGCCGCGATCGTCGGCCTGACCGGCCTGAGCGTCGCGCATTTCTGGGGCGCGCTGGTCCTGCTTGGCCTTGGCTGGAATTTCGGCTTCATCGGCGCGACCGCATTGGTCACCGACTGCTACCGGCCGGAGGAACGGGTGAAGGTTCAGGCGGCGAATGACTTCCTGGTCTTCGGCTCGGTCGCGATTGCCTCGTTCTCGTCGGGCGGCCTGCTCAACGCCGGTGGCTGGGACAGCGTCAACTGGCTCGTCTTCCCGCCGGTCGCGGTTGCGCTGGTGCTGGTCGCCTGGCAGGGCTTGTCGCGGCGGGCCGTGCCGGCCTGA
- the allE gene encoding (S)-ureidoglycine aminohydrolase, with protein sequence MRPHQFPVAAGHIPPGAIGHNRGVVRQNYAFMPPEGVLVSRLPQFERTIGRILTAPVMGARFAQYVLEIEPGGGTRQPFREDGIQHFYYVLSGQVQFAVDSDPAQALTSGGFAYVPAGVAFSLRNEGPEPARVLALRKRYEAIDLSAPEPIVSHRDAVPVTNHTGLEGRGFQFLLPYGDMRFDFEMNLMWFKPGTCFPDVETHVMEHGLYMLEGQGLYFLGTEWHEIWAQDFIWMGGYCPQQFYPAGFGDACYLLYKNVNRDVAL encoded by the coding sequence ATGCGCCCCCACCAGTTTCCTGTCGCCGCCGGGCATATTCCTCCCGGAGCGATCGGCCATAATCGCGGCGTGGTCCGCCAAAACTATGCCTTCATGCCGCCCGAGGGCGTGCTGGTCAGCCGCCTGCCGCAATTCGAGCGCACCATCGGCCGCATCCTGACCGCCCCCGTGATGGGCGCGCGCTTCGCGCAATATGTGCTGGAGATCGAGCCCGGCGGCGGCACGCGCCAGCCCTTCCGCGAGGACGGTATCCAGCATTTCTACTATGTCCTGTCCGGGCAGGTGCAGTTTGCGGTCGATAGCGACCCCGCCCAGGCCTTGACCTCAGGCGGCTTCGCCTATGTCCCGGCCGGAGTTGCCTTCTCCTTGCGCAATGAGGGGCCTGAGCCGGCACGCGTGCTGGCCTTGCGCAAGCGCTATGAAGCGATCGACCTGTCGGCGCCGGAGCCGATCGTCTCGCATCGCGACGCCGTGCCGGTTACCAATCACACCGGGCTGGAGGGGCGCGGCTTCCAGTTCCTGCTGCCCTATGGCGACATGCGCTTCGACTTCGAGATGAACCTGATGTGGTTCAAGCCGGGCACATGTTTCCCCGATGTCGAAACCCATGTGATGGAGCACGGGCTCTATATGCTGGAGGGGCAGGGGCTCTATTTCCTCGGCACGGAGTGGCACGAGATCTGGGCGCAGGATTTCATCTGGATGGGCGGCTACTGCCCGCAGCAATTCTACCCGGCTGGCTTCGGCGACGCCTGCTATCTGCTCTACAAGAACGTCAATCGCGACGTCGCGTTATGA
- a CDS encoding DUF1801 domain-containing protein has protein sequence MSSKASGQLATTGKTPLLAGGNPQIVKGEGDAPVQAYIAAMPGWKRDIGHRLDALIARTVPDLRKAVKWNSPLYGVEGQGWFLGVHCFTKYVKVAFFRGAALHPVPPGASKSQDTRYLDIREGDQLDEAQLIDWVQQASRLPGERM, from the coding sequence ATGTCCAGCAAGGCGTCCGGACAATTGGCGACAACCGGCAAAACGCCCCTGCTGGCGGGCGGCAACCCTCAGATTGTGAAGGGCGAGGGCGACGCTCCCGTCCAGGCCTATATCGCGGCCATGCCGGGTTGGAAGCGCGATATCGGACACCGCCTCGACGCGCTTATCGCTCGTACCGTCCCCGATCTGCGCAAGGCAGTGAAATGGAACTCGCCGCTATACGGCGTCGAGGGGCAGGGCTGGTTCCTCGGGGTCCATTGCTTCACGAAATACGTCAAAGTGGCTTTCTTCCGTGGGGCGGCGCTGCATCCTGTTCCGCCTGGAGCGTCCAAGAGCCAGGACACGCGCTATCTCGACATCCGGGAGGGCGACCAGCTCGATGAGGCTCAGCTCATCGACTGGGTGCAGCAGGCCAGCCGATTGCCCGGCGAGCGCATGTGA